The genome window GATTATTTATATGCAAAGCCGACATCGGCTGCATTCCTTCAGGATGCTGTTGGTTCAGATAATGTATATGTATGTTCGCCTGTCATGTCTGCAGAAGTGCAACCAGAACGTTTTAGTACAAAAGTACAAGCCAAAAATTTTCATCCTTTCCCAAAATATTCATCTACAAAAGATTTTGTTATCAAGAGCTTATTAAAGCCTGGCTTTTTTGCGCAATATGCAAAAGTCGCTGATGATGTGATTAGGCAGCATTCCGGAGCTTACTTTTGGATAAGGACACCTTCTGTCGGAAGTATAGTTTTTGGGCTTCGCGCATTGAAGGCCGGAGAAAAAGTACTGCACCATATGTGCGCTGATGCGTCCAATACATGGCGCGATGCAAAATATTCTGGTTTTGAAAAAGTCTTGGGTTATGTATTGTCCCGGTATATTCGCTTTAAGCTTAAACAAATCTGTAGACACCCAGATACTCTGAATTTATGCACAGGTAACGCTTTAGAAGAGTTCAGTAAAGCCTATGCACCAGATCGTACTTTTCAGTTTGTCGATGTCATGGTGAAACCACCGAAAGAATTGACAGTAAATAGCTATACTCCAGGTTTTTTGAATATCTTATTTGTTGGTAGGCTTGTCGAAGACAAAGGCGTATTTGATCTGTTGCATGTTGTTTCTGAAATGGCAGACAAATGCCGTGTTACTTTTGTTGGTGATGGCCCTGACCTAGAGGCAGCAAAGCTGCTGTCAGCAAAACTTGGTGTGGATAACATAGTGAATTTTACAGGGCAGTTACCGCATCAGCAATTATCTGATATTTATAATGATTCAGATTTGGTTGTTGTGCCGTCAAATAACAATTATGAAGGTTTTCCTCGAGTTATTATGGAAGCATGGTCTCACCATAAACCTGTAGTTGTTGCTGACGTTGGA of Rheinheimera sp. MM224 contains these proteins:
- a CDS encoding glycosyltransferase family 4 protein, translated to MKIIAFVGETFEAFDDYLYAKPTSAAFLQDAVGSDNVYVCSPVMSAEVQPERFSTKVQAKNFHPFPKYSSTKDFVIKSLLKPGFFAQYAKVADDVIRQHSGAYFWIRTPSVGSIVFGLRALKAGEKVLHHMCADASNTWRDAKYSGFEKVLGYVLSRYIRFKLKQICRHPDTLNLCTGNALEEFSKAYAPDRTFQFVDVMVKPPKELTVNSYTPGFLNILFVGRLVEDKGVFDLLHVVSEMADKCRVTFVGDGPDLEAAKLLSAKLGVDNIVNFTGQLPHQQLSDIYNDSDLVVVPSNNNYEGFPRVIMEAWSHHKPVVVADVGGIRAFVKDGENGLIFPPGDRKRLYQCIQSVVQDQSTYNKVRAGAELMAAVSIQDYWLEVLNSKLR